ATGGAGGCAATTCGCTCCTCGGCGCTCAGGAGGGAAGGGTCGGGGATGTCGTCGATCAATTCCGAGATGCGGTCATAGACGTCGGGGTGCTCGGTGGGCAGGGAGGCCGCGATCCGGGCGCGGCGCTGCGCCGACCGGGAGATCTCGAAGAACGCCATTTGTCCACCTCCGATCCACTTCGAACAGTACGAATCTAAGGCAGGGGTACGACGCCGACCAGGCCCTCGCCGACTGCTGTGGACAAGCTCGTCGGCCTGTCCACAATCTGGCTAACGCCGTGTCCACGCCGCGTTCAACGAGCGCATGGTGAACAGCATGAACAGTCTGGATCTCGACCGCCGGACACTGGCGATCCTCGCTGCAGTGCTGGCTGCAGCGGTGGGTCTGACGCTGCTGTTCACGCGCCAGCGTCCAGCACCGGCCGCGGCGCCGATCGCGGTGGTCGCGTCGGCCAGCACCAGTCCGTCGGAGCCCATCGCGTCGGGGTCTCCCAGCCCCACCGGCGAGGTAGTGGTCGAGGTGGTGGGCAAGGTGGCCCGTCCCGCGGTCGTCACGCTGCCGAAGGGCGCTCGGGTGCAGGACGCTCTGGAGGCCGTGGGCGGCGCCAAGCCGGGAGTGGACACCAGCGACCAGAACCTGGCCAGGGTGCTCGTCGACGGTGAGCAGATCCGCGTCGGGATCGATCCAGCCCCGGTCGCCGCGCCGACGTCGGCAAGCGGCACGACCGGCGGCCCGGGACCGATCGACATCAACACGGCGTCCCTGGAGGTGCTGCAGGAGATCCCCGGTGTGGGGCCGGTGATCGCCGGCCGGATCGTCACCTACCGGGAGCAGAACGGCGGATTCCAGACGGTGGAACAACTGCTGGAGGTATCGGGGATCGGAGAGGCGACATTCGCACAGATGAAGCCGCTGGTGACCGTCGGCGCTGGTGGCTGACGGGCGTCCTGGCATGTCTATGGGCTGGCATCTGCTTCGGGGCAGCGGGGTGGCTGTGGGCGATCATCCCGGCAGTGGTCGTAGCTGGTCTGGTACGGCGCTGGTGGGTAGCGGCGGCCGGGGCAGCGCTGGTGACCGGCGTCGTCATCGCGGCCCTGCACGCAGCGTCCGTGCAAGCGTCCGCGCTGCCGGCGGGGACCTCGCATGAACTGGCCGTGCGACTGTCCACGTCGCCGCAGATCCGGCAGGGTCTGTCTGGCCCGTGGTGGACCGCCACGGGCCAGATCACCGCCGGTGCGCCGCGGGCGACAGTGAGTGTCGCCGGGGATGGTGCGATCGGGGCGCGCATGGCGGACACGGTCGTCGCCAGGATGACGGTGCAGGAACCCCGGACCCGCGGACAGAGTTCCTCGCTGCGGGTGAGCGGACCGGTGGAGGTCCGGCATGCCGGCGGCTGGCCTGCCCAGGCACGCATGGTCATGCGGCAGGTGTCCGGTGACGGCGACACGGGATGGCTGCTGTCGGGGATGACGCTCGGCCAGGAAGAAGGGCTGTCCGACGGTGCGCGCGAGGCAATGCGAAGTGCCGGGCTGACCCATCTGACCGCGGTGTCCGGCGCGAACATCGCGATCCTGCTGGTGGTGGTCCACTGGCTGGCCGGATGGGCCAGGGTGCCTCGCACGCCCCGCGGCGTGCTGTGCGCGGTGGTGCTGGTGGGGTTCGTGGTGACGGCCGGGAGCCAGCCCAGCGTGCTGCGGGCCGCTGTCATGGCCGGACTGTCGCTGGTGGCCGGACTGGTGGGTGGCAGGCACGCGGCTGCCCACGTGCTGCAGGTCAGTGCGGTCCTCCTGCTGCTGGTGGACCCATGGCTGGCGTTCTCCGTCGGCTTCATCTTGTCGGTGGCGGCCACAGCGGGGCTCATCGCCGTGATCGACCGGGGGCCGCTGGCGGCGTCCCTGGCAGCGCAGATGGCGACGTTGCCCATCCTCGTGGCCCTGGGAGGTGCCGTCGGGCCGCGCACCGTGATGGCGAACGTGATCGCGATGCCCCTGGCGGCGGCCGCACCGATCCTGGGGCTGGCGGCCCTGACCCTGCAGTGGTCCGGCCTGCCCGCTCAAGTGCCGGCAACCGCGGGTCGCTGGGTGTGCGCAGGCGTCTTGAGGATTGCTGAGTGGGACGTGCTGCCGCACCTCACCTGGGTTCCCGGCTGGGGTGGGGTGATCCTGGCTGCTGCCGTGAGTGCGGCGGTCCTTGTCCTGGGACGCCAGCACATCGCACTGGTGTCGCTGCTGCTGGTGGGCGTCGTCGCCGTCACGATCCGGGGGAGTGCGCCATGGCCACCGCCGGACTGGTGGATCGTCGGGTGCGACGTCGGTCAAGGGGACGGCTTCGTCGTGCGATCACAGGGTCGAGTCGTCGTCATCGATACCGGTCCGGACGCCGAGGCGATGGACGGGTGCCTGGCCCGACTCGGCGTGTCATCGATCGACCTGCTGGTGCTTACCCATTTCCATGCCGACCACGTCGACGGCCTGGCAGGGGTCCTGCACGGCCGACCGGTCGCGCAGGTCTGGACGACGCCGTGCCTGGAGCCTGCCGAGCAGCATGCCGAGGCCGTCCCGCTGTTGTCCGCACTGCCGGTGGCCACCCCGTCACCCGGAACCACGGTTGCCGTCGGCAACATGCAACTGACCGTTGTCTGGCCACAGCGCATCATCGAGGCCGGTTCCGTCCCGAACAACGCAAGCCTGGGTCTTATCGTCATCGCCCCGCAGGGACGCGCGGTGTTCCTGGGCGACATCGAGCCGGAGGCTCAGCGGGCGCTGCTTGCCAATTACGACGTGCACGCCGACATCGTCAAGGTTCCGCATCACGGATCGGCGCAGTTCGTCCCCGACCTCGCGGGGCGGGTGGCCGCGGACATCGCGCTCGTGGGCGTGGGCGCGGGTAACCCATTCGGCCACCCGGCGCCGCAGGCCGTGGCGGCCTGGCAACGGGCGGGCGCACGGGTTTTCACGACCGAGGACAACGGGGACATCGCCATCACTGACGCCCGCGAGGTGGTGATCCGGGGGCCCGAACAGTCGCCGCTGGGCTGACTCAGTCGACGGCCAACGAGATCAGGTCCCGCTCGAGGGCGTGCAATTTCTGCGCGGCGTCGAGTTGCTCCCCCTCGCGCAGTCCGCCCTTCACACGTGCGTCGAGGTCTGCGAGCACGGTGACCGCCTGAGCCAACTGCGCTGGTTTCCAGCGGCGCAACTGCGTCCGCAGGGTAC
This genomic window from Micrococcales bacterium contains:
- a CDS encoding ComEA family DNA-binding protein is translated as MNSLDLDRRTLAILAAVLAAAVGLTLLFTRQRPAPAAAPIAVVASASTSPSEPIASGSPSPTGEVVVEVVGKVARPAVVTLPKGARVQDALEAVGGAKPGVDTSDQNLARVLVDGEQIRVGIDPAPVAAPTSASGTTGGPGPIDINTASLEVLQEIPGVGPVIAGRIVTYREQNGGFQTVEQLLEVSGIGEATFAQMKPLVTVGAGG
- a CDS encoding ComEC/Rec2 family competence protein; amino-acid sequence: MVVAGLVRRWWVAAAGAALVTGVVIAALHAASVQASALPAGTSHELAVRLSTSPQIRQGLSGPWWTATGQITAGAPRATVSVAGDGAIGARMADTVVARMTVQEPRTRGQSSSLRVSGPVEVRHAGGWPAQARMVMRQVSGDGDTGWLLSGMTLGQEEGLSDGAREAMRSAGLTHLTAVSGANIAILLVVVHWLAGWARVPRTPRGVLCAVVLVGFVVTAGSQPSVLRAAVMAGLSLVAGLVGGRHAAAHVLQVSAVLLLLVDPWLAFSVGFILSVAATAGLIAVIDRGPLAASLAAQMATLPILVALGGAVGPRTVMANVIAMPLAAAAPILGLAALTLQWSGLPAQVPATAGRWVCAGVLRIAEWDVLPHLTWVPGWGGVILAAAVSAAVLVLGRQHIALVSLLLVGVVAVTIRGSAPWPPPDWWIVGCDVGQGDGFVVRSQGRVVVIDTGPDAEAMDGCLARLGVSSIDLLVLTHFHADHVDGLAGVLHGRPVAQVWTTPCLEPAEQHAEAVPLLSALPVATPSPGTTVAVGNMQLTVVWPQRIIEAGSVPNNASLGLIVIAPQGRAVFLGDIEPEAQRALLANYDVHADIVKVPHHGSAQFVPDLAGRVAADIALVGVGAGNPFGHPAPQAVAAWQRAGARVFTTEDNGDIAITDAREVVIRGPEQSPLG